The following is a genomic window from Chryseobacterium ginsenosidimutans.
CGATGTAAAGCTTGGTTTTGCAGATATGCAGCTTCATCGCTCGGAACTTTACAGTATGGAAGTGAATAATTTAAAGGACCATATTATTGGTTTTATTAATCAGCTTCCGGAGAAACAAAAGACAGTGATTCATTTAAAGGATGTAGAAGAATATGAAGTTTCAGAAATCAGCGAAATGCTGGAAATGGAAGAGAATGCGGTAAGAGTAAATCTTATGCGGGCCAGACAAAAAGTAAAAGAACAAATCTCACAACTGATGGATTATGAACAACGACAAATTTCAAGATAAATACGACGAGATCTTCCAAAATATAAAGGAAGAAAAAATGAATTGGGACTTTGAAGATTTTCTGAAGAAAGCTGAAGGAAATAATGAGACTCAGAATGATGAAGCGCCAATTATCCCGATTGATACAAAAACCAATCCTTCGTTTCCGAAATGGTTTTGGATGGCGGCAAGTTTAGTTTTGCTGTTGAGTATCGGATTTATTTTTAATTATAATAAAAAATCAGGTGTAGAAGATCAATCGAAACTGGTTGAAAATCAGATTAAAAATCAGAAAAATAATTTTATTGAAGAAAATCACGATCATCAGGAGCAGGTAGCTGTGAATCATCCGAGTGATTCTATTTCCGGGGTGAAAAAAGATTCTATTTTCCAGGAAAGTACAATGGCTGAGAAAGATGTTTTAGATGAAATTCTACCGAAAAGAGGAAGGCTTAAGAAAGAAAGAAAGCCAAAATTTGTTTATAATTCTTCTTATAATAAAGCTTCAAAAGATTCTACGGGCTACAAAGATTCTTATGTGATCGTAAACGGAAAAAGAATTGAAAATGTAGAGGAAGCTATTAATGTGACTAAGTATTCATTCCAAATATTTGCAAATAACGTCAGTGAAAAATTAGTGAAACCTACAGTCGTTGACGACGATTATTAATTAACCTTAAAAAAGATTATGCACCTGATCAGGCAATAATAATCAATAAAATAAAAATTGACTCATGAAAAAAATATTCATAATATTCGCACTCGCTTTTACTCATTTTTTCAATGTGTATGGGCAAAAAGATAAACTAGATCAGCTTTTCGACAAATATCAGGAAGTGGAAGGGGTGACCTCTATCAAAATTGCAAAACCTATGTTCGGGATGTTAAGCAGTTTGGATTTGGGAGATGCAGAATTGGATCAAATCAAGCCTTTATTATCAAAAATTAATGGTTTGAAAGTTTTAATTGCTGAAAAGTCAACAGACGGAAAATCTGTTAAAGGAAAAAAATTAGATCAGATCAGCAAAGATATTTCCTCTTACCTGAGTAATTTGAACTACAGTGAAATCATGACCATGAACAGTGGTGGAGCAAAAATAAAATTCCTTTCTGCAGAAGAAAAAAACGGGATTTTGGATGATCTGTTGTTAAGTATCGACAGCGGAGGTGAAGAAAGTATTCTTATAAAGCTGGATGGGAAACTGTCAATGGATGATATTAACAGAATTGTGAATTCCTCTGAAACGAAGATTAATCCTGTTACCAACATACGAAACAATATTACTTCAGAAAATACGTCTTCT
Proteins encoded in this region:
- a CDS encoding RNA polymerase sigma factor — protein: MTQETFKNTVFILKNEMYRFAKRFVMSSDEAEDVVQDLMIKFWQKKEELEQFGNLKSYALKAVRNECLNRLKHHDVKLGFADMQLHRSELYSMEVNNLKDHIIGFINQLPEKQKTVIHLKDVEEYEVSEISEMLEMEENAVRVNLMRARQKVKEQISQLMDYEQRQISR